Proteins encoded together in one Tripterygium wilfordii isolate XIE 37 chromosome 14, ASM1340144v1, whole genome shotgun sequence window:
- the LOC120014991 gene encoding uncharacterized protein LOC120014991: MHLESLRGKVKKVTRFPIGGCFDGCQDHAQPSGFGTRIWNLSDRPVELQIRVGSILKKVHTLKAGSSKRLKCKSIYKAYIPGSKNKSGGNNVGMKSLLYYYDEACQPYIWLHDTGGDSSRMVKQQYLSLDDLRDCSEIRIFRDHQRGCISVRKKPRPEFC; this comes from the coding sequence ATGCATCTTGAGTCCCTAAGAGGAAAGGTGAAGAAAGTCACCAGATTTCCCATCGGTGGTTGCTTCGATGGATGTCAGGATCACGCGCAGCCATCCGGGTTTGGCACGAGGATCTGGAACCTGAGCGATAGGCCGGTGGAGTTACAAATAAGGGTGGGATCAATACTGAAGAAGGTTCACACATTGAAGGCAGGATCTTCAAAGAGACTCAAGTGCAAGAGCATTTACAAGGCTTACATTCCTGGCAGTAAGAACAAGAGTGGAGGCAATAATGTAGGCATGAAGAGCTTGCTCTATTACTATGATGAGGCATGCCAGCCTTATATTTGGTTACATGACACTGGAGGTGATTCTTCTAGGATGGTTAAGCAACAGTATCTTAGTCTTGATGACCTGAGAGACTGTTCTGAGATCAGAATCTTTAGGGATCATCAGCGCGGATGCATATCCGTTCGCAAGAAACCTAGGCCTGAGTTTTGTTAA
- the LOC120014989 gene encoding probable E3 ubiquitin-protein ligase LUL4, whose translation MGISWSTNRRRNRAYPPPPLAPPPYYHYSTEPPPLPPHNYHFTTTNSSTATPYPFSQNPPPPPPPPPVHPYYNSYSYGNHSIPRYNHHHYHYHQPYNFNYAPPQTNGWPAVRAPAASVQSPLPPYVEHQNAKKIRNDVNVHKDTLRVEIDEQNPDQYLVSFVFDALFDGSITILYFAKEESDCRFVPLFPEAYMPVKIPFRKGLGQRFCQPSGTGIDLGFFELDDLRKPSAEEDIFPLVVSAETCSSTNSIDEPEHEKIPVHMQITQAVLEKNNDDLFQVKVIRQILWIDGVRYELREIFGIASSSAEEFNDSDTGKECVICMTDPKDTAVLPCRHMCMCSECAKALRLQSNKCPICRQPIEELIEIKINNSCQ comes from the exons ATGGGAATTTCATGGAGCACCAACAGAAGAAGAAACCGCGCTTACCCACCACCTCCACTAGCACCACCGCCTTACTACCACTACTCCACAGAACCACCCCCACTACCGCCACATAACTACCACTTCACCACCACCAATTCGAGCACTGCAACCCCTTATCCTTTCTCACAGAACCCACCTCCGCCTCCTCCGCCGCCGCCAGTTCACCCATACTACAATTCTTACAGTTATGGGAATCACTCGATTCCTCGCTACAATCACCACCACTACCACTACCACCAGCCTTACAATTTCAATTATGCCCCTCCTCAGACTAATGGTTGGCCCGCAGTTCGCGCTCCTGCTGCTTCCGTGCAATCTCCGCTGCCGCCTTACGTGGAGCACCAGAACGCAAAGAAGATCAGGAATGATGTCAATGTCCATAAAGATACGTTGCGTGTGGAGATAGACGAGCAGAACCCGGATCAATActtggtttcttttgttttcgaCGCTTTGTTTGATGGGAG CATTACTATTCTCTACTTCGCAAAGGAAGAGTCAGATTGTAGATTTGTTCCGCTATTTCCTGAAGCGTATATGCCAGTAAAAATCCCCTTTCGGAAAGGACTGGGACAGAGATTTTGTCAGCCTTCAGGAACAGGAATTGACTTGGGCTTCTTTGAGTTGGATGATCTCCGTAAACCTTCTGCTGAAGAAGATATCTTTCCTCTTGTAGTATCTGCCGAAACATGCTCATCTACAAATTCAATAGATGAACCTGAACATGAAAAGATACCTGTTCATATGCAGATTACCCAAGCTGTTCTAGAGAAGAATAATGACGACCTTTTTCAAGTAAAAGTGATCAGGCAGATTTTGTGGATAGATGGCGTACGCTATGAGCTACGCGAGATATTCGGAATTGCAAGCTCATCAGCAGAAGAGTTTAATGATAGTGACACCGGGAAGGAATGTGTAATTTGCATGACTGACCCTAAGGATACCGCGGTACTACCCTGCCGACATATG TGTATGTGCAGCGAATGTGCAAAGGCCTTAAGGCTTCAATCAAATAAGTGTCCCATCTGTCGTCAACCCATTGAGGAACTTATAGAGATCAAGATAAATAATAGTTGTCAATGA
- the LOC120014988 gene encoding heavy metal-associated isoprenylated plant protein 32 has product MSKEEILKIQTCVLKVNIHCDGCKQKVKKILQKIDGVYTTKIDSEQGKVTVSGNVDPAVLIKKLSKSGKHAELWGAPKANNNQNNLPNQLKNMQMDNGKGGGGNNNKGGQKGGNNNQQQPKGGQLTPQMLQQLQQMKGFQDPKQPSLKDLQKLPVPNQNSNSQKAVKFNLPEEDETDDEYDDDDYDDDDFEDDEFDDEMDDPHRPVLSKPNPMMMGKNGPLDPNMMMMMNGNNAQLMKAAAAAAANGGGGGGNGGKKGGGVPVQVNMGGGEGKNGNGGKKGGGGGNNNNNQNQGGKNGGGMPQNGNKGGGANNKGGNNGGGGGGANVNMNGNGGGKKVNGGGSGGGMEDGFRAMGGPQLGNMNIPMGQMGGGIPMGQMGGGIPAVQGLPMNGGGGGAPGGYFQGARPDLMPGNPYQQQQQQQQYMAMMNQQRAMGNNERLQAMMYARPPPGVNYMPPPYPPYPYPYPPPHSDPYNYFSDENPSSCNVM; this is encoded by the exons ATGAGTAAAGAAGAAATTTTGAAGATCCAG ACTTGTGTTCTGAAAGTGAACATACACTGTGATGGGTGTAAACAGAAAGTCAAGAAAATCTTGCAGAAAATCGATG GAGTTTACACCACCAAAATTGATTCAGAGCAAGGAAAGGTCACAGTCTCAGGGAATGTAGACCCAGCTGTACTCATCAAGAAGCTCTCAAAATCAGGGAAGCACGCAGAGCTATGGGGTGCCCCAAAGGCAAATAACAACCAGAACAACCTTCCCAACCAGTTGAAGAACATGCAAATGGACAATGGCAAAGGAGGAGGTGGCAACAACAACAAAGGTGGCCAAAAGGGCGGAAACAACAACCAGCAGCAGCCCAAAGGAGGCCAATTAACCCCACAAATGCTGCAACAGCTTCAACAAATGAAAGGGTTCCAAGATCCGAAGCAGCCATCATTGAAGGACTTGCAGAAATTGCCAGTACCAAATCAGAACAGTAACAGCCAGAAGGCTGTGAAGTTCAACCTGCCTGAGGAAGATGAAACTGATGATGAATACGATGACGACGATTATGATGATGACGATTTTGAAGATGACGagtttgatgatgaaatggATGATCCTCACCGTCCGGTACTGAGCAAACCAAACCCCATGATGATGGGTAAAAACGGTCCTCTAGATCcaaatatgatgatgatgatgaatgggAATAACGCCCAGCTCATGAAGGCTGCCGCTGCCGCTGCTGCaaatggtggtggtgggggtggTAATGGTGGCAAGAAAGGTGGTGGTGTGCCTGTTCAGGTAAATATGGGTGGAGGTGAGGGCAAAAATGGAAATGGGGGTAAAAAGGGAGGGGGTGGAGGTAATAACAATAACAACCAAAATCAAGGAGGCAAAAATGGCGGTGGGATGCCCCAAAATGGGAACAAGGGTGGTGGGGCTAATAATAAGGGTGGCAataacggtggtggtggtggtggtgctaaTGTCAACATGAATGGTAACGGCGGGGGTAAAAAGGTTAATGGAGGCGGCAGCGGCGGTGGAATGGAAGATGGGTTCCGAGCTATGGGTGGGCCCCAGTTGGGTAACATGAACATTCCCATGGGTCAAATGGGTGGTGGCATTCCCATGGGTCAAATGGGTGGTGGCATACCAGCTGTGCAAGGACTGCCTATGAATGGCGGTGGTGGCGGCGCTCCTGGTGGTTATTTTCAAGGAGCCCGGCCAGATCTCATGCCCGGCAACCCGtaccagcagcagcagcaacagcagcaaTATATGGCTATGATGAATCAACAACGAGCAATGGGTAACAACGAGAGGCTCCAAGCCATGATGTATGCCCGACCCCCACCTGGTGTCAACTACATGCCACCACCATACCCACCCTATCCATACCCATACCCGCCCCCACATTCGGACCCATACAACTACTTCAGTGATGAAAACCCATCAAGTTGCAATGTGATGTGA